A single Sphingopyxis chilensis DNA region contains:
- a CDS encoding BaiN/RdsA family NAD(P)/FAD-dependent oxidoreductase: MTAPDYDAIVLGAGAAGLMCAAVAGQRGRRVLLLDHADQVGKKILISGGGRCNFTNIHTVPDRYISANPHFAKSALARYTPADFIALVDRHGIAHHEKTLGQLFCDGSAKQVVAMLLDECAKGGVEVRCDQPVREVTHADGKFRVIFGDQPFTAANLVIATGGPSIPKMGASGFAYDLARQFGLKVVEPRPALVPLTLGGNDVLFRDLSGVATPVEARAGKAAFREAALFTHKGLSGPAILQVSSYWRHGEPVTIDFLPDAGPGWLIETKRVRPRATLVSALALPDRLAQTLAERLALPGELGALTDRKLADAEARLKRWPFHPNGTEGFAKAEVTVGGISTANLSSQTMMAKSVPGLYAVGEAVDVTGWLGGYNFQWAWASGHAAGQAL; encoded by the coding sequence GGGGGCGGCGCGTCCTGCTGCTCGACCACGCTGATCAGGTGGGGAAGAAAATCCTGATCTCGGGCGGCGGGCGCTGCAACTTCACCAATATCCACACCGTCCCCGACCGCTATATCTCGGCGAACCCGCATTTCGCGAAGTCGGCGCTCGCGCGCTACACCCCCGCCGACTTCATCGCGCTCGTCGATCGCCATGGCATCGCGCACCATGAAAAGACGCTCGGGCAGCTCTTCTGCGACGGCTCGGCCAAACAGGTCGTCGCGATGCTGCTCGACGAATGCGCGAAGGGCGGGGTCGAGGTCCGCTGCGACCAGCCGGTTCGCGAAGTGACACATGCGGATGGCAAGTTCCGGGTGATTTTCGGCGACCAGCCCTTCACCGCCGCCAACCTCGTCATCGCGACCGGCGGGCCGTCCATCCCGAAGATGGGCGCGTCCGGTTTCGCTTACGACCTCGCCCGCCAGTTCGGCCTCAAGGTCGTCGAGCCGCGCCCCGCGCTCGTCCCGCTGACGCTTGGCGGCAACGATGTGCTGTTCCGTGACCTCTCGGGCGTCGCGACCCCCGTTGAAGCGCGCGCAGGCAAGGCGGCGTTCCGCGAAGCCGCGCTTTTCACGCACAAGGGTCTGTCGGGACCCGCGATCCTCCAAGTCAGCAGCTACTGGCGGCACGGCGAGCCGGTGACGATCGACTTCCTCCCCGACGCCGGGCCGGGCTGGCTCATCGAAACCAAGCGCGTGCGCCCGCGCGCGACGCTCGTTTCGGCGCTCGCCCTGCCCGACCGCCTCGCGCAGACGCTCGCCGAACGCCTCGCGCTTCCCGGCGAACTCGGCGCGTTGACCGACCGCAAGCTTGCCGACGCCGAAGCGCGCCTCAAGCGCTGGCCTTTCCACCCCAACGGCACCGAAGGCTTCGCCAAGGCAGAGGTTACCGTCGGCGGAATTTCGACCGCGAACCTGTCCTCGCAAACAATGATGGCCAAAAGCGTGCCGGGGCTGTATGCGGTCGGCGAAGCCGTGGATGTCACCGGGTGGCTGGGCGGCTATAATTTTCAATGGGCTTGGGCCAGCGGGCACGCGGCGGGCCAGGCCCTTTAG